Within the Legionella pneumophila subsp. pneumophila str. Philadelphia 1 genome, the region AAAACACTATTGTTCTGATGTTCGCAGATCATGCAAAACACCATCTGGTGTTTTTAGAGTGATTAGCAAAGGTGGCCCAGCATGCCGATCCAGTCGTTATCCGCTGGGTAAAGGTGGAGCACCTATGCCATATTGTATGTTTTTTAGTAAATTGTATGCAATTCATGGTTCTCCGGATGTGCCAAATTATAACGCAAGTCATGGCTGTGTCAGAGTGAAGCCTCATGATGCAAGATGGTTAAGTCAAAATTTTATTAAAATTGGAACGAAAGTAATTATTAAATCCTATTAATAGCATTAATTAATGCGCCATAATTAGGGATTATGTAGTATAATTGGAATTATTGGAAAATTATTATTCACACGTTCATTTATACTCATTAATTTTAGAAGAAGTAGCGTTATGATTGAAGTAAATATTTGGTTATCAACTGCTTTTTTGTTTAAGAAACGAATTAAGCACAAATTTTTTGGCCCGCTTTTAGCCTCAGAGGATAAAGGGGAAAATGTAGGACACGTTAATTTTACTATAGAAATTGATGAGCGTACAAAAACAAAAAATAGTTTTGATTTTATTGAGCAACATGGGTCAGAATTACGAGCTAAAAAAACATTGCGCGTCGTACCAACTAAAGCTACCAACACATCTCCTCCAAACATAGAATCATCTCATTTGATACCAACTATAGTAAGAAGTGATATTGTTTCTCATAGTTTTTGGCCAGACGCGAGACCCACTAAATCAGAAACCATTAAAGGCAAAGCTGTCAAACCCAAGTTTAAAACTCATGAAGAAGATATGATTTCTGAAGATTCGGTAACAGCAATGACTATTATCCATCGAAAATCTGCTTTAGATGAGATTAGCAGGGAAAAGATGGAAGATCTTGATTTTCTTGTTGAAATTTCAGATTTGGAAGTCAACTTGGAGCAAAGAAAACTATTTATGGATGACCTTAAAAAATTGCAGTTGGAAAAAGATGAATTGATTAAACAACAGAAGCAATTAACCAATTCTTACCAAACCCAATTAAAAGATTTAAAGGGGCAATTAGCCAAGCTGGAACTTCATTTGAATAAAACAAACGGTCAAATTACAGCTACAGAGAGAACTATAAATTATTTAAATAAACTGAAAAATCCTGATCCTAAAACCAAAACACAATTGATTGAGCTTACTGAAAAATTAATTAAATTAAAACAAGAGTTCGAGACTACAATAAATTCTCAACATGAGATAAGCGCATTGATATCAAAATCTGAACTGACTTATCATGAGGACTTGCAACAAGTTGAAAAGAAACTGCAACAGATTGAGCTTGCGATGAACCATCGTATAGAAGATTTGAAAAAGCTGGATATTAAAATCAATGGCAGGGATGAGAATGATTTAAAAGAGTTGCAAGAAGAGGCGCGTCGTCGCAAAGAATATACTTCTCGCAAAGAACAATTCATCAAAAGCCGTGATTTTACTGAAGGAAGGCAACCTGATTACAGCGTTACTTTGCCAACTGCAGAAAGCGGTTTAACTTATTATGTTGATGAAATCAAAATACTGAAAGCTATGCAAGAAGAACGCAGCCAAAACTATTCATTTCTTTTTAATAACTGTGCCAGTAGTGCTAAACGTTGTTTGCTAGCAGGAATAGATGAAAAATTGCGAGCCAAGTTAAAAGAAACAGGTTTAGGTAGCAAATTTTTTGAAATCAGTAAAGTAGAAACATGCAAGTCATTACGTGATTGGGCAAGAACTCTTGATAGTAAATTGACAGAACTTAATCTTCGATCTCCTGCTCCTACCCGAGGTGCTTAAGAATAATAAGCAGTTCGTCCGTAAAAAGCTAAGATCACTGCCTTGAGTTTCAGGCAGTGATTTTTTTATAAATCATCTTCATCACCAATACTAAACGAAGAGCCACAACCACAAGTTGTTTTTGCATTAGGGTTGCGTATGACAAATTGCTCTCCTTGTATTCCTTTAATGTAATCGATTTCCGCATCATGCAAATATTGATAACTCATTGAGTCAACTAGCAATTTGACAGAGGATTTTCCATCAGAACATTGTTGTATCACAATAGTGTCGTCATCATTGATTTGTTCATCAAAGCTAAATCCGTATTGAAATCCAGAACAACCACCGCCTGTAATTGAAACTCGTAAATTCAAATTGGAATTATCTTCTTCTTTGATTAGTTCTGCGACTTTATCTGCTGCACTGACAGAAAAATGTATATCTGAAGTATTTTGTGATACGTCAAGATTGGCCATACTAAGCTCCAAAATAATTACTACCTCTACAATTCATTATATCAATAATACAAGTTGTTTCGTAGTCTCAATCCATAAATTGGTATTAGGGACCAGAGAAAACAAACAGTGCCAATACAAAATTAGCTTCCCTGTTTAGCGGATAATCTGCTCTATAGTAGCTCCGCCCAAGCATTGATTTTTTTCATAAAAGACGATGAATTGCCCCGGAGTAATCGCACGTTGAGGACTTGAAAACATCACATAGTGTTGATTATTATCCGGAGGAGAAATCATGCAGGCTTGATCGGTTTGCCTATATCTTGTTTTAGCAAAGCAGGTTAGTGGTAAATGATTCTCATAGTCTGCCAGCCAATGAATGGGACCACATATCAAACCTTGAGAATAGAGCATTGGATGTTGACTGCCCTGTGCTACGTAAAGGGTGTTACTGGCTATGTCTTTATCCACGACATACCATGGCTCATCTGTCGAGTTTTGTAATCCTCCAATTCCCAAACCCTGGCGTTGTCCTAATGTGTAAAACATTAAACCATCATGTTGACCAAGTGTTTTTCCCCCTGTACTTTTTATTTCTCCCGGTTTGGCAAGTATGAATTCATTAAGAAAAGTTTTGAATCTTTTTTCACCTATAAAGCAAATACCTGTAGAATCTTTTTTGGCATGAGTGACAAGGCCAAGTTGTTTAGCGAATTCTCTAATTTGTGGCTTAGTAAAATCACCTATTGGAAAAATGGTTTTGGACAATGCCTCTGGTTCAACAGCGTGGAGGAAATACGTTTGATCCTTT harbors:
- a CDS encoding L,D-transpeptidase, which translates into the protein MEKSNFRLNFLSQILFFTLGAFLFCNGYAAGNTFIFNPNTLTWKAISSNGKVIRTGRGSGGKHYCSDVRRSCKTPSGVFRVISKGGPACRSSRYPLGKGGAPMPYCMFFSKLYAIHGSPDVPNYNASHGCVRVKPHDARWLSQNFIKIGTKVIIKSY
- the erpA gene encoding iron-sulfur cluster insertion protein ErpA; protein product: MANLDVSQNTSDIHFSVSAADKVAELIKEEDNSNLNLRVSITGGGCSGFQYGFSFDEQINDDDTIVIQQCSDGKSSVKLLVDSMSYQYLHDAEIDYIKGIQGEQFVIRNPNAKTTCGCGSSFSIGDEDDL
- the mnmA gene encoding tRNA 2-thiouridine(34) synthase MnmA, which produces MKAKVIVGMSGGVDSSVAAWLLKEQGYQVEGLFMKNWEQDDHNDYCPAAKDLADAQAVCNQLRIPLHTVNFSKEYWDRVFAYFLSEYEKGRTPNPDVLCNKEIKFNAFLNHALTLGADYIATGHYAKNTIEGSIGYLFKAKDREKDQTYFLHAVEPEALSKTIFPIGDFTKPQIREFAKQLGLVTHAKKDSTGICFIGEKRFKTFLNEFILAKPGEIKSTGGKTLGQHDGLMFYTLGQRQGLGIGGLQNSTDEPWYVVDKDIASNTLYVAQGSQHPMLYSQGLICGPIHWLADYENHLPLTCFAKTRYRQTDQACMISPPDNNQHYVMFSSPQRAITPGQFIVFYEKNQCLGGATIEQIIR